In Methanosphaera cuniculi, the sequence ATATAAAAATAATTATAATCAATTAAAAAAAATTATAATTAATTAAAATATTTTAATAGTCCTTTAGGGTAGTGGCAATCCTACGAGACTCTGGATCTTGTGACAGCGGTTCGACTCCGCTAAGGACTATTCACTTTTAAATATTACTCTTTCTAAAAAAAAATAATATTACAACTACTAATTTTTATAATATTTTAAATAATTTTTTTCATGTAAATATATCTTACTTTTTTTTTAAGATAAAATATAAAAAATCTAATATATCAGAACCATAAGAAAAAAAAGAATAAATTAAAAGTTTTTATTTTGCATAAATTAAATAATATATACAAATTTAGATTTTCAGAAGACTTTAAAAAAGAAGGAACAAAAACAAAAGAATATACAATAAATAGGAAACAGTGAATGTGTAAATATGATATAAAAAATAGGAAAAATCAAAAAATACACAAAACAACAACTATATTATAAAACTTTAGAAAAAAAGTGTTGGAGAGATGATTATAATTACAGATAAATACTATTTTAAAGAAATAAAAAACACTCCCTTTTATGATATACAAATAAAAAACAAATCATTAATCATAAAACTTAAAAAAGAAAACAACCTCATAATATCCTCATGGCATAATGGAGGATATCAACAAAACATGGACTACATATTAAATCAAACAGTAGAAAACAAGGACTATGATGATGCAAAAACAAATACAATCAATGAATTTCAAAAACAAGCATTTAAAAAACTAAACTTACCTGTTGATAAAACAGCAGGATTAATAACATCAGCATGTATGGATAATGTTAGTATAAAAACAGAAAAATATGAAGACTTAGAAGTAACAGCAATAATAACAGCAGGTGCTGATAAAAATGGTATAAAAGCAGGAGATCCAGCATCATTTTATGAATATAATCATAACTACAAGCCACTTGGAACAATAAACATAATCATAATAATAAATGCAAATCTTGATCCGGGAACTTTAGTAAATGCAATAATTACAACAACAGAAGCTAAAACATCAGTACTTGAAGATTTAAAACTTGAAAGTCAATACTCAACACACATAGCAACAGGAACAGGAACTGATGGAATATGTGTAATATCAAATAAATCATCAAATAACCACCTTGAAAATGCAGGAAAACACTCAAAATTAGGTGAACTAATAGCTCTTACAACACGTAAAGCTACATATGAAGCATTATATATGCAAACAGCAATGTCAAATGAGTACCAGAAAGATGTAATAAGCAGACTAACACGCTTTAACATAGACTATGAAACACTAATTAATAAAGCAACAATACCAGAGGATGAATATATTCCAAAATTTTATGAATTTATAAACAATCCACAAAATATCGCATGGATTAGTATGATGATAAATCTTATTGATGAATATCAAAATAATCTACTTAAAATAAGTGAAATAACACCACTTATCATGCAAACTACACAAAACTACCTGGAAATAACATATGAAGATAACCTAAAAACGGTAGATGATATTCTTAATTATATAATAAATTCAATTAATAAAAAAATAGAATCATAAAAAAAATGTTATAAAGGAGGAGAGAGAATAAAAAAAAAGTTAGTACTCCCAAGTTCTTTTTTTTTATTCTTTTATTAGTACAATTGGTAGTTTCACATATTTTACCACTGCATTTGAGAAGCTTCCTAGTAGTTTTGATTTAAGTCCAAAACCATGTGTTGCAAGTACTACCATATCAGCTTCACTTTTACGAGCAACTTTTTCTATATCATATTCAGGACTTCCAAATAAAAGCATTGATTCAACAGCAACATCTTCTGACATTACATAATCTACCATTTCTTTGATGATATCTTGTGCATTTTTTTCTTGTTCTGCATATGGTTCAATATTTTTTTGATCCATAATATGTGTTATTACTATAGTTGCATCAAGTTGTCCTGCTAGTTCTACAGCTTTTTGTGTTGCTTTTTTAGATAGTGGTGATCCATCAATTGGTACAAGAATTTTACTTATCATATATAAGAATCTAACTTTTTTTTTATTTATTCTTTATTTTCTTTTTTCATAAATTCTTCTACAATATCTTGTGCTTTTCCTTCATCTACTAAGTTACCATTTTCAATTAGTATTGCATTAGTTGATACTTCTTCGATGAATTCCATTGTATGACTTACAAGTATTATTGTAGTTTTAAGTTCTTCATTGATTTTTTTAAGTGAATTTGCAACTGTTCTTAATGTTACAGGATCAAGATCTCCAAATGGTTCATCAAGTATTAGTATTTCAGGGTGTGATGCTAGTACTGCTGCTATTGCAACACGTACTTTTTGTCCACCAGAAAGTTCGTCAAATTGACGATTTAGGAGTGGTAGTGGAAGATCTAGTGCTTCAAAGATTGGTGCCATATATTTTATTACTTCTTCTTGATCTATTGGTGGGAAGAGTAGGTCTAGTACTCCAGGTCCTAGGTTTGCTTTTTCAAGTTTATTTATTGCTTCATCTCGTGGTAGATCTGTTAGTTGGTAGATTATATCTAGTGTTTCTTTACTTAAGCCTAGTTCTTCAGCTTTTTTAACTGCATTTTCAAATACTTCATTAATTTTTGGTGATAGTCTTGTTGCCATTTGTCGTATGATTGTTGTATGTGGTGAAAGTGCAAAGTCTTGGTGCATAAATCCTAGATTTTTTCGGATTTTCATACGGTTTTCTCCATATTCATCCATTTTTGTCCATGTTCCATCTTCACATTTAATTTCAATCGTACCTTGATCAGGTAGGTCAAATCCTGCCATCATTCTAAGTATTGCTGTTTTTCCAGCTCCACTTGGTCCTACTAATGCTAGTATTTCACCTTTATTTACTTTGAAGTTTATGTTATCAATTGTTAATACATGTCCTCCTTTAATTAGGCGGAAGTCTTTTGTTAATCCTGATACTTTAATTATTGGTTCATCACGTGGAAGATCTGCTATTGGGTATTCTGGTTCTTCTTCTGATAGGAATTCTTTAATAATATCTGATGTTTTTCCTATATCTTTTACTTGTCCATTATATAGTAGTAGTAGACGGTCTGCTAGTGCTTCTTGGATTTCTGGTTGGTGTGATACTACAATTACTGTTGTGTTGTATTTTTCATTGATTCTTTTTATTGTTTTTAGTATTTCATTTTTGATTTTTGGACTGCTCATTGTTGCAGGTTCATCAAGAAGTAGTATTTTTGGTTTTTTTGCAAGTTGTCGTGCTAGTACTAATCTTTGTTTTTCACCACCACTAAGTACAGGTGCAAAGTGATTTGCTTTTTCTTTAAGTCCTACTGTTTCAAGTAGATCTAGTGCTTCATCTTTAAATTCTTCACGTACTTCATCATCAATATAAGCTGTGGTTTCATCACCATTTTTAAGTCCTACTAGTTTATGTATTATGTTTTCTAGTGCTGTTTTTGACCATAAACCAAAGGATCGTTGAAGATGTATTGCTGTTTTTTCTTTTAAATCATTTTGGTAATCAGAGTAGTTTTCAGGTGTTATTACCATATCATCAATTGTGATTGTTCCCTCATCAAAGCTTTCAACACCACGTAGTATACGCATAAGTGTACTTTTCCCAGATCCACTTACACCCATAATTCCATATATTTCATTATCTTCTACCTCAAAGCTCACATCATCAAGAGCTTTGATCATATTACCATCACTAAGTGTGTATATTTTTGTTAGATGTTCTATTTTGATCATTATTTGATTTCTCCTAAAAATATTAGTTAATTAAATAAAAAAAGGGATTAATATTCTTTTCACTACATTTTTTTTTATATTATAATTTTTTTTTATCTAAAAAATTCCTCTTTTTTTATTTACTAGTTATTATATAAGATAAGATGTTTAATATATTGTTTTTATAAATTTAACCTAAATAAAAAAATGATTTTAAATAAACTAGAATGATTAAATACTTAAAATACATTATATAATTATATAAAACAATACATGAGGAGTCATAAAAATAAAATGAAAGATAAAAACGTATTTATAATAGTTCTAGCGGTTCTGATAATACTTGGAATAGTAGCAAGTCAAAGTATACTTACAAATGTAAATGAAACAAATAATACGACTTTAAATAACACAACACTAAATAACACAACAGATACTAACAATACAAATAACAATACAACTGTGAAAGACTCAGATAAAAATAGTAGTAGTAATCATGATAAATCAACCACTAAAAAGTCTAGTTCTAAGAAAAGTAGTAACTCCGAAGTCAGAAAAAAAGGTAAAGATGAATGGGGTGACTATGAAGATGATGAATGGGTATATGGAACAACTATGGATCCTAATTACAAATGGAAAACCAATAAAAGAACTGGATATATTGAATATCATAATATTAAAACAGGAGAACGTTATGGAGGATATAACATAGCATAGATTGGATTATTTGATGTAAGATTAATTTTTTCTTATAGTACTTCTTTTTTTATTTTTTTATTTTTTTTTTATTATACATTGTTTATTTTATTTTTTGATTTTGTCGGGAAAACTAGTTTTGGTGTTCAGTTTTTTATTGTTTTTATTGGTATTTTGTTTAAAAAGAGAATAAAAAAATTGGAGGGTAAGTGGTAGTTTTATTTTTTAGAATCCTCGTCTTCGTCTTTGTTGTTGTTTTCGTTTTTTGTTTATAAGGTAGCGTCTTAATAGGTATAGTGCTGTTAGTATGATGATTCCTACTACTGCTATTGGAAGAAGTGATGTTAATATGTTATCATGTGTTTTTGTAAATTTATATTCACGCATGAAATCCATGTTTTTGTTATTGGTATGATTTTGTGTTATTTTTGCAAAGTTGTATTGTAGGTCGTAGTATCCGATGTGTGCTCCATTATAGTCTATTGAGTTTGGTGCTTTATGATTTTCATTCATGTATTCTTGTGTTATTGTTGCCATTTGTACGTAGTCATAGTATGAGTAGGTATCTTGTGTTAGGTATGATGTTTCTGATGGATTATCAGGTTCTTCATAATCATCTGGTGTTGTTAGTGGTGTTCCATTTAGGTATGATGATGTTAGATATAGTAGTTGTGCTGTTGTGTAGCCATTGTATGTTGTGTTATCTGACTGATTTGAGTTAAGATATTCAGAGCTTGCTTGTGCCATTTGTGATGGATTTAGTTGGTGTTTTAGTATTAAACTTTCATCATATGTTTTTTCATTATTTGGGTTATAGTTTTTTATATCATCAACAATTTGTTCGGCAATATACTTATTTACCTCATTATCTGATTGTTGATATACACCGTCTACTCCAGCATCAGGAAATTGTTGTAGTGGTTGAATATAATTAATTCCAGCATCATTTAAAAATCTACTTGGTGATGCTATTGCAGCAAATGATGTTGGAGAATAGTTATCATCCCATGCTCTTTTGATAAAGGATTTATTATCTAAATTTAAGTTACCAGTATTTACAAATATTACTTGTTTATCACTTTTGGCAGATCCATGTGCTAATACTTGGAAATTTCCACAATCAACCGCTGCAAAATTTACCACAACATCATAATCTGCTTCAACTGCACGTGATCCTTCACCAGGTGATGGGGCTTGAGGATCAATTATAACATCAACTGATGGGTCAAGTTGTTGTATATATTGTTTTACTTCACTTAACATCTCATTATCATTTGATTCTGTACCTATATGATCTGATGTTAAAAATACACTAGTTGCACAACATGATTGTATTGATGCAAATATAATAATTATTAATAATATTAGTAATGATTTTCGATTCATCTATTATGCTCTCCAAAAAAAAGTTGTATATAATATTATTTTTTTAAAACTTTTTTGATAGTATAGTATAATATATTATTATGAATTATAAATAATAAAAATATAATAGAAGATAATAAATATTGAAATTAAAAATAAGTTAATAAAAAAAAAGAAGGGAAGGGAGTAAAAAAAAATGATACTTAAATGTGACATATGCGGACATGAATTTGATCTTGAAAATGCAGGATGTTGTGATTGTGGCTTTGGATGTGGAGGAAGTATGGTAAAATGTCCAGAATGTGGACTTCACATGGATTTACCAGAAGAGTTAAGAGAAGAACATGAACGAATATATAATGAAAAAACAATATTTACAAAACTTGAAAAGAAACTAGCAGAAGATGAACAAAAACAACAATAAAAAAAAATAAGGGATGTAAAATTACAATGACACAAACAACTAAAAATCTACGTCAAATATTTAATGAAACAGTAAAACATCAAAAAAAACATGATGCACTAATAATACCAGTAACTACAATAAATCTACTTGCATACAGAAATGACTTAGATATTCATTTTCCAGAAATACATACAAATAAAAAAGATATGATAGATTTATCTCTTGCACCATATAAAATATCAAAAATTGAAGGAGTAAATCTACCATTTGATATGACACTTGAATCTGAATCATTTGGATGTGAAATTGACATGCGTGATGAATCAAACATGCCAGAAGTTCAAAAAACACCATTTAAAAAAGCAATAGATGTAGAAATACCAGATGATTTTACAAACACAAAACGAATGAACATACTATATGATGCAATATGTGATATTCGATCAAATTATCCTGATCTTCCAATAGTAATAGGAATAGTAGGACCTTTCACCTTACTTGGACAGTTACTTGGAATAGAACAACTACTAAAATACATTAAGCTTGACTATTTTGAAGTAGAAGAAGCATTAAGTGTAGTGGTTGAAGCTTTAATTGAATTTATACAAAAACTAGAAACACTAGATATTGATGCTGTAGTTGTATGTGAACCAAGTGCATCATGTGATCTTCTTGATCCTAATATTTTCAATCAACTTCTTAAAGGTGAGCTTGAATACATAGCTGATGAAACAACAAAAACTAATACTATACTACATGTTTGTGGAAATACAACTCAGATAATAGAAGATATGTTAACATCACATTATGATGTAATAAGTATTGAAAATGTTGTATCATTAAATTATGTAAATGAAATGCGTGATAAAACAAAATCTGATACTTTAGTAGCAGGTAATATATCAACAAAAACACTTCTTCTTGGAAGTACATCTGATGTACGTGATGAAGTATTTTATGCACTAGATAATGGAATAGATATACTTGCATCAAGCTGTTCTGTACCACCATATACTCCAGAAGTAAATGTGGCAGAAATGGTAAAAGCACGAGATGAATATTATCAAACACAAAAATAATAAAAAGGAAAAAATAATAATGAATAAAACTAGATGTTCATGGTGTAATATGAAAAATCCCACATACATTAAATATCATGATGAAGAATGGGGTAAATTATGTTTAGATGATGATTACTTATTTGAAATGCTACTTCTTGAATCATTCCAGGCTGGATTAAGTTGGGAAATCATACTAAATAAACGTGAAAATTTCAAAAAAGCATATGATAATTTTAATATAGATAAAATAATACAATATGATGATAAAAAAGAAGAGGAACTACGAAATAATCCGGGTATAATACGAAATAAATTAAAAATTCGTGCAAGTATCAAAAATGCTGAAGTTTTTAAACAAATACAGGGTGAATTTGGAAGTTTTAAAAAATATCTAGAACAATTCACGCCAACTAATGAAATTATATATGAAACAGATAAGGTGACATCTAATTTATCTGATAATATATCAAGGGATTTAAAAAAACGTGGTATGAAATTTGTAGGCTCAACTACAATATATTCATATCTTCAAGCTATAGGATTAATAAATTCACACAAAAAAGAATGTTTCATGTATAAAAAAGG encodes:
- a CDS encoding adenosylcobinamide amidohydrolase, with the translated sequence MIIITDKYYFKEIKNTPFYDIQIKNKSLIIKLKKENNLIISSWHNGGYQQNMDYILNQTVENKDYDDAKTNTINEFQKQAFKKLNLPVDKTAGLITSACMDNVSIKTEKYEDLEVTAIITAGADKNGIKAGDPASFYEYNHNYKPLGTINIIIIINANLDPGTLVNAIITTTEAKTSVLEDLKLESQYSTHIATGTGTDGICVISNKSSNNHLENAGKHSKLGELIALTTRKATYEALYMQTAMSNEYQKDVISRLTRFNIDYETLINKATIPEDEYIPKFYEFINNPQNIAWISMMINLIDEYQNNLLKISEITPLIMQTTQNYLEITYEDNLKTVDDILNYIINSINKKIES
- a CDS encoding universal stress protein — encoded protein: MISKILVPIDGSPLSKKATQKAVELAGQLDATIVITHIMDQKNIEPYAEQEKNAQDIIKEMVDYVMSEDVAVESMLLFGSPEYDIEKVARKSEADMVVLATHGFGLKSKLLGSFSNAVVKYVKLPIVLIKE
- a CDS encoding ATP-binding cassette domain-containing protein — protein: MIKIEHLTKIYTLSDGNMIKALDDVSFEVEDNEIYGIMGVSGSGKSTLMRILRGVESFDEGTITIDDMVITPENYSDYQNDLKEKTAIHLQRSFGLWSKTALENIIHKLVGLKNGDETTAYIDDEVREEFKDEALDLLETVGLKEKANHFAPVLSGGEKQRLVLARQLAKKPKILLLDEPATMSSPKIKNEILKTIKRINEKYNTTVIVVSHQPEIQEALADRLLLLYNGQVKDIGKTSDIIKEFLSEEEPEYPIADLPRDEPIIKVSGLTKDFRLIKGGHVLTIDNINFKVNKGEILALVGPSGAGKTAILRMMAGFDLPDQGTIEIKCEDGTWTKMDEYGENRMKIRKNLGFMHQDFALSPHTTIIRQMATRLSPKINEVFENAVKKAEELGLSKETLDIIYQLTDLPRDEAINKLEKANLGPGVLDLLFPPIDQEEVIKYMAPIFEALDLPLPLLNRQFDELSGGQKVRVAIAAVLASHPEILILDEPFGDLDPVTLRTVANSLKKINEELKTTIILVSHTMEFIEEVSTNAILIENGNLVDEGKAQDIVEEFMKKENKE
- a CDS encoding adhesin; its protein translation is MNRKSLLILLIIIIFASIQSCCATSVFLTSDHIGTESNDNEMLSEVKQYIQQLDPSVDVIIDPQAPSPGEGSRAVEADYDVVVNFAAVDCGNFQVLAHGSAKSDKQVIFVNTGNLNLDNKSFIKRAWDDNYSPTSFAAIASPSRFLNDAGINYIQPLQQFPDAGVDGVYQQSDNEVNKYIAEQIVDDIKNYNPNNEKTYDESLILKHQLNPSQMAQASSEYLNSNQSDNTTYNGYTTAQLLYLTSSYLNGTPLTTPDDYEEPDNPSETSYLTQDTYSYYDYVQMATITQEYMNENHKAPNSIDYNGAHIGYYDLQYNFAKITQNHTNNKNMDFMREYKFTKTHDNILTSLLPIAVVGIIILTALYLLRRYLINKKRKQQQRRRRGF
- a CDS encoding uroporphyrinogen decarboxylase family protein — its product is MTQTTKNLRQIFNETVKHQKKHDALIIPVTTINLLAYRNDLDIHFPEIHTNKKDMIDLSLAPYKISKIEGVNLPFDMTLESESFGCEIDMRDESNMPEVQKTPFKKAIDVEIPDDFTNTKRMNILYDAICDIRSNYPDLPIVIGIVGPFTLLGQLLGIEQLLKYIKLDYFEVEEALSVVVEALIEFIQKLETLDIDAVVVCEPSASCDLLDPNIFNQLLKGELEYIADETTKTNTILHVCGNTTQIIEDMLTSHYDVISIENVVSLNYVNEMRDKTKSDTLVAGNISTKTLLLGSTSDVRDEVFYALDNGIDILASSCSVPPYTPEVNVAEMVKARDEYYQTQK
- a CDS encoding DNA-3-methyladenine glycosylase I translates to MNKTRCSWCNMKNPTYIKYHDEEWGKLCLDDDYLFEMLLLESFQAGLSWEIILNKRENFKKAYDNFNIDKIIQYDDKKEEELRNNPGIIRNKLKIRASIKNAEVFKQIQGEFGSFKKYLEQFTPTNEIIYETDKVTSNLSDNISRDLKKRGMKFVGSTTIYSYLQAIGLINSHKKECFMYKKGE